A window of Rhodococcus sp. SGAir0479 contains these coding sequences:
- a CDS encoding MFS transporter gives MAHTTELETARSQSVPTRTPWGQHALLHAVFFLMGGELFLISPLLPTIADDFGTSIPATALVVTAYGLTYAAASPILGALAEHVARRRVILLGVAVMVVGEILCALAPNLPLMVVARMVGGMGGALMGPAIWAFLAETAVPHERGRAISRGAAAYAGGQIVGVPLGTLVAASFDWRWAFAGVALVLAAVGASIAIRLREPDRVVVRPARAATALASSFRLWTLRTFRLIMLGNLCAQAARLGTYAFAGALFSTRFGLSTETLGLVGALVGIGSFTGSLLAGPVIDRWRAAGRREPVLCIGWGGLLAAALALAVLAPTSWVSIVGFMLAFAAGSAFFSTGQVFLTTELAERRSAAVSWNNSAMYIGTAVGTAVLGALGYGSTGFAIGAVVFAVAATTCSALLATRR, from the coding sequence ATGGCGCACACGACGGAACTCGAGACTGCTCGCTCCCAGTCGGTGCCCACCCGCACGCCGTGGGGCCAGCACGCGCTGCTGCACGCCGTGTTCTTCCTCATGGGCGGCGAACTGTTCCTCATCTCGCCACTCCTGCCGACCATCGCGGACGACTTCGGCACGAGTATTCCGGCGACGGCTCTGGTCGTCACCGCGTACGGCCTGACCTACGCCGCCGCGAGCCCGATACTCGGGGCACTCGCCGAGCACGTGGCGCGACGCCGCGTGATCCTGCTCGGCGTCGCGGTCATGGTCGTCGGCGAGATTTTGTGCGCGCTGGCACCCAACCTGCCGTTGATGGTGGTGGCGCGCATGGTCGGCGGGATGGGCGGCGCGTTGATGGGCCCGGCCATCTGGGCGTTCCTGGCCGAGACTGCCGTGCCTCACGAGCGCGGCCGGGCGATCTCCCGCGGCGCCGCGGCCTACGCGGGCGGGCAGATAGTCGGTGTGCCGCTGGGCACGCTCGTCGCGGCGAGCTTCGACTGGCGGTGGGCGTTCGCCGGGGTCGCGCTCGTGCTGGCCGCGGTCGGCGCGTCGATTGCGATCCGGCTCCGCGAACCCGACCGGGTTGTCGTGCGACCGGCGCGGGCCGCCACCGCTCTCGCCTCGTCGTTCCGGCTGTGGACGCTTCGCACCTTCCGTCTGATCATGCTGGGAAACCTGTGCGCACAGGCGGCGCGCCTGGGGACCTACGCCTTCGCGGGCGCGCTTTTCTCGACGCGGTTCGGGTTGAGTACCGAAACCCTCGGCCTCGTCGGCGCGCTCGTGGGCATCGGGTCGTTCACCGGCTCCCTGCTCGCCGGGCCGGTGATCGACCGGTGGCGTGCCGCGGGACGACGCGAACCGGTGCTGTGTATCGGCTGGGGCGGATTGCTCGCGGCGGCACTGGCGCTCGCGGTGCTGGCGCCCACGAGTTGGGTGAGCATCGTCGGCTTCATGCTCGCATTCGCGGCCGGCTCGGCGTTCTTCAGTACCGGACAGGTCTTCCTGACGACGGAACTGGCCGAGCGCCGGTCCGCCGCGGTCTCGTGGAACAACTCGGCGATGTACATCGGAACCGCCGTCGGCACGGCGGTTCTCGGCGCCCTCGGATACGGCAGCACGGGATTCGCAATCGGGGCCGTCGTGTTCGCCGTTGCTGCCACCACGTGCAGCGCGCTGCTGGCGACACGGCGCTGA
- a CDS encoding alpha/beta hydrolase domain-containing protein, whose protein sequence is MCTWEIAGTAHSDAHALRILYPQYTAQFGTVKDLRAAIPVVNDGPQAAVVSAALRRLDTWVAGGTPPPSAAPIETTDTGIVRDEFGNARGGVRTPHVDVPVATLTGETVHVPNNGATVALPPETIAALYPDHDAYVARFTEATDRAVAAGFVRFEDARALVTAARARR, encoded by the coding sequence ATCTGCACCTGGGAGATCGCGGGCACGGCGCATTCCGACGCCCACGCTCTGCGGATCCTGTATCCGCAGTACACCGCCCAGTTCGGCACCGTCAAGGATCTGCGTGCCGCGATCCCGGTCGTCAACGACGGTCCGCAGGCGGCGGTGGTGTCCGCGGCGCTGCGCCGGCTCGACACGTGGGTGGCCGGCGGCACCCCTCCCCCGTCCGCGGCGCCCATCGAGACCACCGACACCGGCATCGTCCGCGACGAGTTCGGGAACGCGCGCGGCGGCGTCCGCACCCCGCACGTGGACGTCCCGGTCGCCACGTTGACCGGCGAGACCGTGCACGTCCCCAACAACGGTGCGACGGTGGCGTTGCCGCCCGAGACGATCGCCGCCCTGTATCCCGACCACGACGCCTACGTCGCACGGTTCACCGAAGCCACCGACCGCGCCGTGGCCGCGGGCTTCGTTCGATTCGAGGACGCTCGCGCGCTGGTCACCGCGGCACGCGCGAGGCGGTGA
- a CDS encoding sulfotransferase family protein translates to MTDRSSDRTSVGTVEDLHASATRMTGLDDFGTDDYTEALGVLLDSYARDEQLTPFGSKISRVFLRGALVARLLSEAAWKQHPEHADVPIERPVFVTGLPRTGTTALHRLLTVDPGHQGLEMWLTEMPQPRPPRDTWESDPVFQAIEQQFSKHHIEHPEFMGVHYMSAGEVEECWQLLRQTFKSVSYECLAHLPTYSAWLEKQDWTNAYARHKKNLQLIGLPDRDRRWVLKNPSHLFALDELMAVYPDALVIQTHRPPRTIVPSVCSLAEQATEGWSEKFRGQVIGRSQLDLWARGLEDFTAARAKYDPAQFIDVDYTDFVGDPLGTVEKIYSHFSIPLTPEAHRAMEDMHAESRSGSRKPAHKYTLEEYGLTAEEVDERFGDYAGG, encoded by the coding sequence ACCGAGGCTCTCGGGGTTCTCCTCGACTCGTACGCGAGGGACGAGCAGCTGACGCCGTTCGGCAGCAAGATCTCCCGAGTGTTTTTGCGCGGCGCGCTGGTCGCGCGCCTGCTGAGCGAGGCCGCGTGGAAGCAGCACCCCGAACACGCGGACGTCCCGATCGAGCGGCCCGTCTTCGTGACCGGCCTGCCACGGACCGGCACCACCGCACTGCACCGGCTGCTCACCGTGGACCCCGGCCACCAGGGCCTCGAGATGTGGCTGACCGAGATGCCGCAACCGCGCCCGCCCCGCGACACCTGGGAGTCCGACCCGGTGTTCCAGGCCATCGAACAGCAGTTCAGCAAGCACCACATCGAGCATCCCGAGTTCATGGGCGTGCACTACATGTCGGCCGGCGAGGTCGAGGAGTGTTGGCAGCTGCTGCGGCAGACGTTCAAGTCCGTGTCGTACGAGTGCCTGGCCCACCTGCCGACCTACTCGGCGTGGCTCGAGAAGCAGGACTGGACCAACGCCTACGCGCGGCACAAGAAGAACCTGCAGCTCATCGGCCTGCCGGATCGGGATCGGCGGTGGGTGCTCAAGAACCCCAGCCACCTGTTCGCACTCGACGAACTGATGGCGGTGTACCCGGACGCCCTGGTCATCCAGACTCACCGCCCGCCGCGCACCATCGTGCCGTCGGTGTGCAGCCTCGCCGAGCAGGCCACCGAAGGCTGGTCCGAAAAGTTCCGTGGTCAGGTGATCGGCCGCAGCCAACTGGACCTGTGGGCGCGTGGCCTCGAGGACTTCACCGCCGCCCGCGCGAAGTACGACCCGGCGCAGTTCATCGACGTCGACTACACCGACTTCGTCGGCGACCCCCTCGGCACGGTGGAGAAGATCTACTCGCACTTCTCGATTCCGCTGACCCCGGAGGCACACCGGGCGATGGAGGACATGCACGCCGAGAGCCGCTCGGGCAGCCGCAAGCCGGCGCACAAGTACACCCTCGAGGAGTACGGGTTGACCGCGGAGGAGGTCGACGAGCGGTTCGGCGACTACGCGGGCGGCTGA